A window from Gottschalkiaceae bacterium SANA encodes these proteins:
- the aroB gene encoding 3-dehydroquinate synthase codes for MEKIDVQSKHGKYPILIEEGIFDQAGNWIRRWVPSAQLAIITDTNVGKIYLERLQAGIKEAGMGSADVYMIEAGEESKNLQTVEMIYHWLLEKGHDRSSGIIALGGGVVGDLTGFVASTFMRGVPFVQVPTSLLAQVDSSVGGKVGVNVIEGKNLVGSFYAPKGVLIDPFVLKTLPMRQFRNGIAEIVKTGAILDANLLKDVAKLHDAVEERPAWAKVIARCCELKAMVVSQDEEERGLRKILNFGHSFGHGIEQFTAYKKYAHGEAVAIGMIMAAQIGRKLEITEAGVEEELTALLRQFSLPIQSIPIPTEDWIAVMKKDKKKSKGLLHLVALKEVGQAVVRPVEYGVIEEFLKEVTE; via the coding sequence ATGGAAAAAATCGATGTACAATCAAAACATGGGAAATATCCAATTCTAATTGAAGAGGGAATATTTGACCAGGCGGGTAATTGGATTCGTCGATGGGTGCCTTCAGCACAATTGGCGATAATTACCGATACCAACGTTGGCAAGATCTACTTGGAGAGATTGCAAGCAGGGATAAAGGAAGCGGGAATGGGTTCTGCGGATGTCTATATGATTGAAGCGGGTGAGGAAAGCAAGAATCTTCAGACTGTCGAAATGATTTATCATTGGCTTTTGGAAAAAGGACACGATCGTTCTAGCGGAATTATCGCCTTAGGTGGCGGGGTCGTAGGAGACTTGACTGGATTTGTTGCTTCTACCTTTATGCGGGGTGTTCCATTTGTACAGGTTCCAACGAGTTTGTTGGCTCAGGTAGACAGTAGTGTGGGCGGCAAGGTCGGTGTGAATGTTATAGAAGGAAAAAATCTAGTTGGCAGTTTTTATGCACCAAAGGGCGTACTTATTGATCCTTTTGTGTTAAAAACTTTGCCGATGAGACAATTTAGAAACGGAATTGCTGAGATCGTAAAGACAGGAGCAATTTTAGATGCGAATTTACTTAAGGATGTTGCGAAATTACATGATGCCGTAGAAGAGCGACCGGCTTGGGCCAAAGTCATTGCCCGTTGCTGCGAGCTGAAAGCGATGGTGGTAAGCCAGGACGAAGAGGAGAGAGGATTGCGAAAAATCTTGAACTTTGGTCATAGCTTTGGGCATGGTATTGAACAGTTTACGGCGTACAAAAAATACGCCCATGGTGAGGCAGTTGCTATTGGCATGATTATGGCAGCCCAGATCGGTCGTAAGTTAGAAATTACAGAAGCGGGAGTTGAAGAGGAGCTGACTGCCTTGTTAAGGCAATTTAGTTTACCGATTCAATCGATTCCGATTCCAACGGAAGATTGGATTGCAGTTATGAAAAAGGATAAGAAGAAAAGCAAAGGGCTCTTACATCTTGTGGCATTGAAAGAGGTGGGGCAGGCAGTCGTGCGTCCTGTGGAGTATGGCGTGATTGAAGAATTTTTAAAGGAGGTAACGGAATGA
- the aroA_2 gene encoding 3-phosphoshikimate 1-carboxyvinyltransferase translates to MKRVIQPSSLQGTLRVPSSKSVSHRALILGALSPGLSRISGIDDSRDLRATREAMESLGASFSDLGEGIWEVSGVRKLTLDAKIDCGESGSTLRFMIPIAAALAKRAEFIGEGRLPTRPIDPILEVFDQVKTSYTYPGKLPLVTENRFEMPSAFSLDGHISSQFFTGFLLTAPIAQRELRLDIRGDLESEPYVELTREAMKAFGVEVERTETGYFISGGQAYVRADYDVEADFSQAAFWLVAGLIGKEALCLRGLKKNSTQGDRGVLAIVREMGGRWEWKGEDLWVYPSKTHGVVIDARDVPDLIPVLAVLAAVSEGETRVINAARLRIKESDRLASTTKELTTLGAQIEELEEGLLIQGGSGLTGGCVDSWNDHRIAMALGIASLRASGTVELTGSEAVNKSYPHFWDEFQRLGGMINE, encoded by the coding sequence ATGAAACGAGTGATTCAACCATCGAGTTTGCAGGGAACCTTGCGTGTTCCATCATCTAAAAGCGTTTCGCATCGAGCCTTGATTTTGGGAGCTTTGAGTCCGGGTCTTTCTCGGATTAGTGGAATTGATGACTCCCGTGACTTGCGGGCCACGCGGGAAGCGATGGAAAGCCTAGGTGCAAGTTTTAGTGATTTAGGTGAGGGCATATGGGAAGTCTCTGGCGTGCGAAAACTTACGCTGGATGCAAAAATAGATTGTGGTGAATCGGGTTCAACCTTGCGGTTTATGATTCCGATTGCCGCTGCTTTGGCGAAGCGAGCTGAATTTATTGGAGAAGGACGTTTACCGACAAGACCAATCGACCCCATTTTGGAGGTTTTTGATCAGGTAAAAACGAGTTATACATATCCGGGGAAACTGCCTCTTGTCACAGAGAATCGATTTGAAATGCCTTCGGCTTTCTCGCTGGACGGGCATATCAGTTCCCAATTTTTCACAGGATTTTTGCTGACGGCACCGATTGCACAGAGAGAATTGAGATTGGACATTCGGGGAGATTTGGAATCGGAACCCTATGTGGAATTAACTCGCGAAGCGATGAAAGCCTTTGGTGTTGAGGTGGAACGCACCGAGACTGGATACTTTATATCTGGCGGACAAGCATATGTGAGAGCAGATTATGATGTAGAAGCTGATTTTTCGCAAGCAGCCTTTTGGCTAGTCGCAGGCTTAATTGGCAAGGAAGCCTTATGCTTGCGTGGCCTAAAGAAAAATTCAACCCAAGGAGATCGAGGCGTGCTAGCCATTGTGCGTGAGATGGGTGGTCGATGGGAATGGAAGGGTGAGGACTTGTGGGTCTACCCATCGAAAACTCATGGAGTTGTTATTGATGCGCGTGATGTACCGGATCTGATTCCAGTTTTGGCTGTGTTGGCAGCGGTAAGTGAGGGTGAGACGAGGGTGATTAATGCGGCACGGCTTCGCATCAAAGAATCGGACCGTTTGGCTTCAACGACGAAAGAATTGACTACATTGGGTGCGCAGATTGAAGAGTTGGAAGAAGGACTTTTGATTCAGGGTGGTTCGGGTTTAACCGGTGGATGCGTAGACTCATGGAATGACCATCGGATTGCTATGGCCTTGGGGATCGCGAGTCTTCGTGCATCGGGCACTGTAGAGCTGACAGGTAGTGAAGCAGTGAACAAGTCGTATCCGCATTTTTGGGATGAATTTCAACGACTAGGAGGAATGATCAATGAGTAG
- a CDS encoding APC family permease, with protein sequence MDGLKQKYGLPTAIAMVVGIVIGSGVFFKADDVLTLTDGNVFMALVAWGLGAFSMIFGALCFAEFAGRIERSNGIVDYMEIAYGNRMGYLIGWFNCVLYSSALCAILAWVSSLYTMILLGSDNPSNSLATWLLAVSYMLLIYIMNYIAPLLAGKFQVTTTLIKLIPLTLIAVLGVVSGMMNGVLVENMRAAASGITKSGGTLASAVVATAFAYEGWILAITINSEIKDSKKNLPKALVLGTAIVFVVYVIYFLGITSSLPTDVILTQGDQAVSMVANNMFGTIGGSILTAFVVISCLGTLNGLALTNSRIPYSLAIRNQGPAPKFFAKVDPKTNMPRHSAIGAFVISMMYLAIWYGSLNNVFGRYIGLDEIPIVMIYGFYILLYVWYMKNFNDLNVFNRYVKPICAILGAMVIVVGGIQNPNVGIYMLISLVLILSGLIFYRKQV encoded by the coding sequence ATGGATGGATTGAAGCAGAAGTATGGATTACCGACAGCTATAGCCATGGTCGTTGGAATTGTAATTGGATCTGGGGTATTTTTTAAAGCGGATGATGTATTGACTCTTACCGATGGCAATGTGTTTATGGCCTTGGTAGCCTGGGGTCTTGGTGCCTTTTCCATGATTTTTGGCGCATTGTGTTTTGCCGAGTTTGCGGGGCGGATCGAACGATCCAATGGAATTGTGGATTATATGGAAATTGCTTATGGAAATCGAATGGGCTATCTGATCGGCTGGTTCAATTGTGTATTGTATTCTTCGGCTTTATGTGCGATTTTAGCGTGGGTCAGTTCTCTTTATACCATGATCCTTCTGGGCAGCGACAATCCATCAAATTCTCTTGCAACTTGGCTTTTGGCAGTGAGTTACATGCTACTGATCTATATCATGAATTACATAGCACCCTTATTGGCTGGTAAGTTTCAGGTAACAACAACGTTGATTAAGCTGATTCCACTGACCTTGATTGCAGTATTGGGTGTTGTGAGCGGAATGATGAATGGCGTTTTAGTAGAAAATATGAGAGCAGCAGCCTCGGGGATTACAAAGTCTGGCGGCACATTGGCATCTGCCGTTGTTGCGACAGCTTTTGCTTATGAGGGTTGGATTTTAGCGATTACGATAAACAGTGAAATTAAGGATTCTAAAAAAAATCTGCCCAAGGCTTTGGTTTTAGGAACAGCGATTGTATTTGTTGTCTATGTGATCTATTTCTTGGGGATTACCAGTTCTTTGCCGACGGATGTGATTTTGACGCAAGGGGATCAAGCGGTCAGTATGGTGGCAAATAATATGTTTGGCACGATTGGCGGAAGTATCCTTACTGCATTTGTTGTGATTTCCTGCCTAGGCACCTTAAACGGTTTGGCTTTGACAAATTCGAGAATTCCATATTCCTTGGCAATTCGAAACCAGGGGCCTGCACCAAAGTTTTTTGCTAAAGTGGATCCGAAGACAAATATGCCGCGGCATTCAGCGATAGGTGCTTTTGTGATTTCGATGATGTATCTGGCAATCTGGTATGGAAGTTTGAACAATGTGTTTGGTCGTTATATCGGTTTGGATGAAATACCGATTGTGATGATTTATGGATTTTATATTCTTTTGTATGTTTGGTATATGAAAAATTTCAATGATTTGAATGTGTTTAATCGATATGTAAAACCGATTTGCGCGATTTTAGGCGCAATGGTCATTGTTGTTGGTGGTATTCAAAATCCGAATGTCGGAATCTATATGTTGATTTCTCTTGTCTTGATTTTGAGCGGTTTGATCTTTTATCGCAAGCAAGTTTAA
- a CDS encoding NCS2 family permease, producing MESFFKLKENGTTVRTEILAGITTFMTMAYILIVNPLTLEAAGMDFGGVFTATALASIIATITMGLVANYPFALAPGMGLNAFFAYTVVLQMGYTWQTALTAVLIEGLIFIGLTFLNVREAIINSIPANIKKAISVGIGLFIAFIGLSNAGVVVNGATPLALGDLSSPTVIVAIVGLIVTSILLAMNVKGALLFGILLSALVGIPLGVTPVPESMISAPPSLAKVAFKFDFGFLSDPKALFDIVVVLFTFLMVDMFDTVGTLVGVATKADMLDEDGKLPRAKQALFADAIGTTIGACLGTSTVTTYVESASGVSEGGRTGLTALSTAGMFAIALFMSPLFIAIPGAATAPALILVGLFMMSPIQEIDLNDYTEAIPAFLTIIMMPLAYSIAEGIEFGILSYVLLKTFTGKAKDVPVLTYIVGLLFLVKIYLAYFA from the coding sequence ATGGAATCATTTTTTAAATTAAAGGAAAACGGCACCACTGTTCGAACGGAAATTCTAGCAGGAATCACAACCTTTATGACGATGGCCTATATTTTGATCGTCAATCCATTAACACTAGAGGCTGCGGGTATGGACTTCGGTGGCGTATTTACAGCAACTGCATTGGCATCAATCATAGCAACGATCACCATGGGTCTTGTGGCTAACTATCCATTTGCACTGGCACCGGGCATGGGTTTAAACGCATTTTTTGCCTATACAGTTGTTCTACAAATGGGATACACGTGGCAAACGGCGTTAACGGCTGTATTAATTGAAGGACTTATTTTTATCGGTTTAACCTTCTTGAATGTTCGCGAAGCGATCATCAACTCGATTCCAGCGAATATTAAGAAAGCAATTTCAGTCGGTATTGGTTTATTTATTGCTTTTATCGGTTTATCAAATGCAGGGGTTGTTGTAAATGGTGCAACGCCACTTGCTCTTGGGGATTTATCGTCACCAACCGTAATTGTTGCAATTGTAGGTCTAATTGTAACGAGTATTTTATTAGCGATGAATGTCAAAGGCGCTTTATTGTTTGGTATTTTACTTTCTGCACTTGTTGGCATCCCTTTGGGTGTGACTCCGGTTCCAGAGAGCATGATCAGTGCACCACCGTCATTAGCCAAAGTCGCTTTTAAATTTGATTTTGGATTCTTATCGGATCCAAAGGCATTGTTTGATATTGTTGTAGTTTTGTTTACTTTCTTAATGGTTGATATGTTTGATACAGTGGGCACTCTTGTTGGTGTTGCAACGAAAGCTGACATGTTGGATGAGGATGGAAAACTTCCTCGCGCCAAGCAAGCTTTGTTTGCCGATGCGATTGGAACAACCATTGGTGCGTGCTTGGGTACATCGACGGTTACAACTTATGTCGAGTCTGCTTCAGGTGTATCTGAGGGCGGTCGTACTGGTTTGACTGCATTGTCTACTGCGGGTATGTTTGCAATTGCCTTGTTTATGTCACCATTATTTATCGCGATTCCAGGCGCGGCTACTGCACCTGCATTGATCCTTGTTGGTTTGTTTATGATGAGTCCAATTCAAGAGATTGACTTGAATGATTACACGGAAGCGATTCCTGCCTTCTTGACAATCATTATGATGCCTTTGGCATACTCAATTGCAGAAGGAATTGAATTTGGTATTCTCTCTTATGTATTACTAAAAACATTTACAGGAAAAGCGAAAGATGTACCGGTACTTACTTATATTGTCGGGCTATTATTCCTGGTTAAGATTTACTTAGCTTATTTTGCGTAA
- the aroC gene encoding chorismate synthase, whose product MSSQWGKNLRMSIFGESHGKAIGVVLDGLPSGFLIDEERILFEMKRRQPGNMPWSTKRKEADLPEIVSGAYEGKTTGTPLCAMIRNTDTRSKDYSLLASLYRPSHADYSGSIRYDDANDPRGGGHFSGRLTAPMVFAGALIRPWLEERNIRIFAQIRRIGGLGTKPIDTLNHDQLQDLAKLDFAVSQEWDRKEMIEAIEEARIHEDSLGGAVELLITGLPAGIGNPIFDTVEGNLAQALFGIPAVKAVEFGDGCEFSELTGSQAADEMRMDGDEIIFLSNHNGGIVGGITTGAPLRCRVTFKPTPSISQPLKTVTKTGEEKTLALTGRHDPCIVPRAVPVVEAIAAMVMADLILGGGEHGDE is encoded by the coding sequence ATGAGTAGTCAATGGGGAAAAAATCTTCGGATGAGTATTTTTGGAGAGAGCCATGGCAAAGCCATCGGTGTTGTTTTGGATGGATTGCCATCGGGATTTTTGATCGATGAAGAACGGATTCTTTTCGAAATGAAACGAAGGCAACCGGGCAATATGCCTTGGAGCACAAAACGGAAAGAAGCTGATCTTCCGGAGATTGTCAGCGGAGCATATGAAGGAAAGACGACGGGAACACCCCTTTGTGCCATGATACGAAATACGGATACAAGGTCAAAGGATTACTCGCTATTGGCATCTTTGTATCGCCCATCGCATGCGGATTATTCAGGCAGTATTCGTTATGATGATGCCAATGATCCCAGAGGAGGCGGTCATTTTTCTGGTCGACTGACGGCTCCAATGGTGTTTGCGGGTGCTTTAATTCGCCCGTGGCTCGAGGAAAGAAACATTCGGATTTTTGCTCAAATTCGTCGAATTGGTGGATTGGGAACCAAACCGATCGATACATTAAATCATGACCAACTGCAGGACTTGGCGAAATTGGATTTTGCCGTATCCCAGGAATGGGACCGCAAGGAAATGATTGAAGCGATTGAAGAAGCCAGGATTCATGAAGATTCCCTTGGCGGTGCTGTTGAACTGCTGATTACAGGATTACCGGCAGGGATAGGAAATCCGATTTTTGATACAGTAGAAGGGAATCTTGCTCAAGCCTTGTTTGGTATCCCAGCAGTAAAGGCTGTAGAGTTTGGAGATGGCTGTGAGTTTTCTGAATTAACTGGTTCTCAGGCGGCGGATGAAATGCGCATGGACGGCGATGAAATCATCTTTTTGTCTAATCACAATGGCGGCATTGTTGGTGGCATTACGACGGGAGCTCCACTTCGGTGCAGAGTGACATTTAAACCGACTCCATCGATCAGTCAACCATTGAAAACAGTGACGAAAACAGGCGAAGAGAAAACACTTGCGTTAACGGGTCGACATGATCCTTGCATTGTCCCCCGAGCGGTGCCGGTTGTGGAAGCAATTGCTGCCATGGTCATGGCGGATTTGATTTTGGGAGGCGGCGAACATGGAGACGAGTAA
- a CDS encoding Lrp/AsnC family transcriptional regulator, with protein MDHTDLAILHALDKNSRATVSEISKLVSLSTPAVSERIKKLEEAGVIEQFTMKLNHNKMDLSLMAFVFVSLKGGASIPQFRESILSFPEVLECHHIAGEYDYLLKVILIDTQELEQFISKRLKGIFSVQKTNTLINLSTIKSDLNRIARP; from the coding sequence ATGGACCATACAGACCTTGCCATCCTACATGCACTGGATAAAAACAGCCGTGCCACGGTATCTGAGATCTCTAAATTAGTCAGCTTATCGACGCCCGCAGTTTCTGAAAGAATTAAAAAATTAGAAGAAGCCGGTGTCATCGAGCAGTTTACCATGAAACTCAATCACAATAAAATGGACCTGAGTTTAATGGCTTTTGTCTTTGTTTCCCTCAAGGGCGGCGCTTCCATTCCCCAATTTCGAGAATCAATACTTTCCTTTCCCGAGGTCCTAGAATGTCATCATATTGCCGGAGAATACGACTATCTACTCAAAGTCATCCTGATAGACACACAAGAACTCGAACAGTTCATCAGCAAGAGATTAAAAGGCATCTTTAGTGTTCAAAAGACCAATACCCTGATCAACCTTTCAACCATAAAATCGGACCTGAACAGAATTGCTCGGCCATGA
- a CDS encoding pentapeptide repeat-containing protein, with protein MAKVVKIKKSKLTPCLAVCRDARSELLESMEKEEDLSDLHLQQQNVEDERFDNLYFENVFFDHCTFSKTVMERCSFRNVVFDSCAFPNCDFSHSWFSQCEFKSSQLVGANFSECKFIDFTIEKSALRYANFTKAQFDKCAIVDSDLSDTFFAGCKLKSFETKESQYIRTEFFQTSLKGVDFSACDLEGICVSEYAEELKGVIVNVYQAVELSKLLGLQIKEDE; from the coding sequence ATGGCAAAAGTCGTGAAAATTAAGAAGTCGAAATTAACTCCGTGTTTAGCAGTTTGCAGAGATGCAAGGAGTGAGTTGCTTGAAAGCATGGAGAAGGAAGAGGATCTAAGCGATCTTCATTTGCAACAACAAAACGTAGAAGATGAACGATTTGATAATCTTTATTTTGAAAATGTGTTTTTTGATCATTGTACATTTTCGAAGACAGTGATGGAGCGATGCTCCTTTAGAAATGTGGTCTTTGATTCCTGTGCCTTTCCCAATTGCGATTTTTCCCATAGTTGGTTTAGTCAGTGTGAGTTCAAAAGCTCTCAATTGGTAGGTGCTAATTTTTCGGAATGCAAGTTTATTGATTTTACAATTGAAAAGAGTGCATTGCGGTATGCGAATTTCACCAAGGCTCAGTTCGATAAGTGTGCTATTGTGGATAGCGATCTATCGGACACTTTTTTTGCGGGCTGTAAGCTGAAGTCTTTTGAAACTAAAGAGTCACAGTATATTCGGACTGAGTTTTTTCAAACGTCCTTAAAGGGTGTAGATTTTTCTGCTTGTGATTTGGAGGGAATTTGTGTTTCGGAGTATGCGGAAGAATTGAAGGGTGTAATTGTGAATGTCTATCAAGCCGTTGAGTTGTCCAAATTATTAGGTTTGCAAATCAAAGAGGATGAGTAA
- the aroF gene encoding 3-deoxy-7-phosphoheptulonate synthase, with protein sequence MVIVMKKNATDKDIQAVVDHIHKNGNEADVSSGPNRTVIGVIGDTFKFELSEFIMDPMVDKAYRITVPYKLASRSFKEENTVVMVGNVPVGDGSFAVIAGPCAIESREQMMASAKAVKAGGANILRGGAYKPRTSPYSFQGMGVEGLKLLKEAGQMTGLPTVTELMSIADYEVVAEHADLIQIGARNMQNFALLKRVGRGNKPVLLKRGMSATLEELLVAAEYIMSEGNRNVILCERGIRTFEKYMRNTLDLNVVTAIKEMSHLPIMIDPSHASGRRNMVIPMSRASAAIKADGLMVEVHSNPDEALCDGGQSLYPEHFENLMQSVRVVHEAVRDLK encoded by the coding sequence ATGGTTATTGTAATGAAGAAGAATGCAACAGACAAGGATATTCAAGCGGTGGTCGATCATATCCACAAGAATGGAAATGAGGCAGATGTAAGTTCAGGACCAAACCGAACAGTAATCGGCGTGATTGGAGATACCTTTAAATTTGAACTGTCTGAGTTTATCATGGATCCGATGGTGGATAAAGCGTATCGCATTACGGTTCCTTATAAATTGGCCAGTCGATCTTTCAAGGAAGAAAACACGGTTGTCATGGTAGGCAATGTGCCTGTAGGTGATGGATCATTTGCTGTTATTGCCGGACCTTGTGCCATTGAAAGCCGAGAGCAAATGATGGCATCTGCAAAAGCGGTAAAAGCGGGCGGCGCGAATATTCTTCGCGGCGGGGCCTACAAACCGAGAACATCGCCATATAGTTTTCAAGGAATGGGCGTTGAAGGGTTAAAATTATTGAAGGAAGCAGGTCAAATGACTGGGCTTCCAACTGTGACGGAATTGATGAGCATTGCAGATTATGAGGTTGTAGCAGAACATGCGGATCTGATTCAGATCGGTGCTCGTAATATGCAAAACTTTGCATTGCTAAAGCGTGTTGGACGTGGTAACAAGCCAGTATTGTTGAAACGCGGTATGTCAGCAACCTTAGAAGAATTACTGGTAGCGGCGGAATACATCATGTCGGAAGGCAATCGAAATGTCATTTTGTGCGAGAGAGGGATCCGTACCTTTGAGAAGTACATGAGAAACACCTTGGATCTAAATGTGGTTACGGCGATCAAGGAAATGTCTCATTTACCGATAATGATTGATCCAAGTCATGCATCGGGTAGACGAAATATGGTCATTCCAATGTCAAGGGCATCTGCAGCAATTAAAGCGGATGGTTTGATGGTCGAGGTTCATTCAAACCCGGATGAAGCACTTTGCGACGGCGGACAATCTTTGTATCCAGAGCATTTTGAGAATTTGATGCAATCTGTAAGAGTGGTGCACGAAGCGGTACGCGACCTGAAATAG
- a CDS encoding prephenate dehydrogenase/arogenate dehydrogenase family protein: MESDFKRILVVGLGLMGGSFAKAIRYAVPAIKMDGLDLDCKSVEAAKALGVIDAGFCQTQEEKYDLIVLATPLGAYSTIINQLIPWMSEGALVTDLGSVKGRVHREVEPLLPDFVSFLGGHPMCGAEFNGFSASRTDLFDGKVFFLTGQTNSAIVKAYIRILQAIDVQIVKTSPAEHDTMVAKTSHMPHLSAVLLSSLLESAETCKNYIGEGFRDSTRIAAGDPRVWRDIFLYNAPAILEDLEVFQNKLNHLKDCLKSENGTEILETLAISKGIQEGIKE, encoded by the coding sequence ATGGAATCAGACTTTAAGCGAATCTTGGTAGTTGGATTGGGATTGATGGGCGGCTCTTTTGCGAAGGCGATTCGTTACGCGGTTCCTGCAATTAAAATGGATGGACTGGATTTGGATTGTAAATCGGTGGAGGCAGCTAAAGCTCTCGGCGTTATTGATGCAGGATTTTGTCAGACACAAGAAGAAAAATATGACTTGATTGTCTTGGCTACACCCTTGGGTGCGTATTCAACCATTATCAATCAGTTGATTCCATGGATGTCAGAAGGGGCTTTGGTAACGGATTTGGGTAGTGTCAAGGGACGGGTACATCGAGAGGTTGAGCCCTTGTTGCCGGACTTTGTTTCCTTTTTAGGCGGGCATCCCATGTGTGGGGCAGAATTCAATGGCTTCTCCGCATCGCGAACTGATTTGTTCGATGGGAAGGTATTCTTTTTAACTGGCCAAACCAATTCCGCCATTGTGAAGGCCTATATTCGGATATTGCAAGCGATTGATGTACAAATCGTTAAGACGAGTCCGGCCGAACATGATACAATGGTAGCAAAAACGAGTCATATGCCTCACTTATCAGCAGTATTGCTTTCTTCTTTGCTGGAAAGTGCAGAGACTTGCAAAAATTACATTGGAGAAGGATTTCGAGACTCAACGCGTATTGCTGCTGGTGATCCGAGGGTGTGGAGGGATATCTTCTTATATAATGCACCGGCGATTCTTGAGGATTTGGAAGTCTTTCAAAATAAACTCAATCACTTAAAGGACTGCTTGAAGTCGGAAAACGGAACAGAAATATTGGAAACACTAGCCATAAGTAAGGGAATTCAAGAGGGAATAAAGGAGTAG
- a CDS encoding APC family permease, with product MEGLSKKYGLPTAIAMVVGVVIGSGVFFKADDVLVLTDGNVLLALIAWGLGAFAMIFGAMCFAEFAGRIERTNGIVDYTEIAYGKRVGYLTGWFNCVIYFSPLSAILAWVSSLYTMILMGSDNPSNSLATWFLAVVYMVMIYLMNYMAPIIAGKFQVTTTVIKLIPLALIAFLGVIGGITNGIFVENMRMGVSGISKSGGTLASAVVATAFAYEGWIVAVTVNSEIKDSKKNLPKALVMGTFIVFFIYILYFLGITSSLPAEQILIQGDQAVSSVANNLFGNVGGSILIAFVVVSCLGTLNGLALSNSRIPYSLAIRGQGPAPKFFSKVDKKTNMPRHSAIAAFALSIIYLVLWYASLNNLFGMYIGLDEIPIVMVYGIYIILYVWYMRNFKDLNFFNRYVKPICAILGALVIVVGGIQNPNVGIYMLISLVIILSGLLFYRKDAA from the coding sequence ATGGAAGGATTAAGTAAAAAATATGGCTTGCCGACAGCGATTGCCATGGTGGTAGGTGTGGTAATTGGTTCGGGTGTGTTCTTTAAAGCAGATGATGTGTTGGTCCTAACCGACGGGAATGTTCTATTGGCCCTGATTGCGTGGGGGCTTGGTGCCTTTGCCATGATATTTGGAGCTATGTGTTTTGCAGAGTTTGCAGGACGTATCGAAAGAACTAACGGAATTGTTGATTATACAGAAATTGCATATGGAAAGCGCGTCGGTTATTTAACAGGTTGGTTTAATTGCGTGATTTATTTTTCGCCCTTGTCTGCAATTTTGGCATGGGTGAGTTCTCTATACACGATGATCCTAATGGGCAGTGATAATCCTTCTAATTCTTTGGCAACATGGTTTCTTGCAGTGGTATACATGGTGATGATCTATTTGATGAATTATATGGCACCAATTATTGCAGGAAAATTCCAGGTGACAACAACGGTGATTAAGTTGATTCCCTTGGCTTTAATTGCGTTTCTGGGTGTTATTGGTGGAATCACCAATGGTATTTTTGTTGAAAATATGCGCATGGGCGTCAGCGGCATAAGCAAATCGGGAGGTACTTTGGCATCTGCCGTGGTTGCTACTGCATTTGCCTATGAAGGTTGGATTGTTGCTGTTACAGTTAACAGTGAAATAAAAGATTCCAAGAAGAATTTGCCGAAGGCCTTGGTAATGGGGACTTTTATCGTTTTTTTTATTTATATTTTGTACTTTTTGGGCATCACCAGCTCACTGCCAGCGGAGCAGATCCTCATACAAGGGGATCAAGCCGTTTCTTCTGTAGCGAACAATTTGTTTGGTAATGTGGGTGGCAGTATTTTGATTGCTTTTGTTGTTGTTTCGTGCCTTGGTACATTAAATGGTTTGGCTTTGAGCAATTCGCGCATCCCTTATTCGCTGGCTATTCGTGGACAAGGACCTGCACCTAAATTCTTTTCAAAGGTGGATAAAAAGACGAATATGCCACGACATTCAGCAATTGCAGCCTTTGCTTTGTCGATCATTTATCTTGTTCTTTGGTATGCTAGCTTGAACAATCTGTTTGGTATGTATATCGGATTGGATGAGATTCCAATTGTTATGGTCTATGGCATTTATATTATTTTGTATGTTTGGTATATGAGAAATTTCAAGGATTTGAATTTCTTCAATCGATATGTGAAGCCTATTTGTGCCATTCTTGGTGCCTTGGTCATCGTTGTCGGAGGTATTCAAAATCCCAATGTTGGAATCTATATGTTGATTTCTCTTGTGATTATTTTGAGTGGTTTGCTCTTTTACCGCAAGGATGCGGCTTGA